From Variimorphobacter saccharofermentans, one genomic window encodes:
- a CDS encoding aminotransferase class I/II-fold pyridoxal phosphate-dependent enzyme encodes MNYTQQNTPIHEALLKHKKNRVVPFDVPGHKGGRGNPELTEFLGMDCLKVDVNSMKPLDNLIHPVSVIKAAEELAAEAFHADAAFFMVNGTTSAVQAMIMSTCKAGDKIIMPRNVHRSSINALVVCGAIPVYVNPGVNHELGIPLGMSVNDIKTTMDANPDAKAILVNNPTYYGVCSNLKEIVTLAHENGMYVLVDEAHGAHFYFGEELPISAMDAGADMAAVSMHKTGGSLTQSSFLVCKNSIDPGYVRQIINLTQTTSGSYLLLTSLDLARKHMVLHGKEIVAKTMYLAEYARTEINKLGGYYAYSSEIINGDTVYDFDRTKLSIHTSNIGLAGVEVYDLLRDEYDIQIEFGDIGNILAMVTAGDRQFEIERLISALSEIKRLYGKEKVGMLNHEYIDPVVELTPQAAFYSPKKSVALEDGIGHIAGEFVMCYPPGIPILAPGERISKDIIDYIKYAKDKGSVLTGPKDMKVEFINVVEE; translated from the coding sequence ATGAATTATACACAGCAAAACACACCCATCCATGAAGCTTTATTAAAGCATAAAAAAAATCGAGTGGTTCCTTTTGATGTTCCTGGACATAAGGGAGGAAGAGGTAACCCAGAACTGACTGAATTCCTGGGAATGGATTGTCTGAAGGTTGATGTAAATTCCATGAAACCCTTAGATAATCTGATTCATCCGGTATCCGTGATTAAAGCGGCGGAAGAATTAGCTGCAGAGGCTTTTCATGCAGATGCAGCTTTTTTTATGGTGAATGGCACCACATCAGCCGTTCAGGCGATGATTATGTCCACCTGTAAAGCAGGGGATAAGATTATTATGCCAAGAAATGTACATCGGAGTTCCATTAATGCCTTGGTAGTATGTGGAGCAATACCGGTTTATGTAAATCCGGGTGTAAATCATGAGCTAGGGATACCTTTAGGTATGTCGGTGAATGATATCAAGACCACAATGGATGCTAATCCGGATGCTAAGGCGATTCTAGTTAATAACCCTACCTATTATGGTGTCTGTTCGAATTTGAAAGAAATTGTCACATTAGCTCATGAGAATGGAATGTATGTGCTTGTAGACGAGGCACATGGAGCACATTTTTATTTTGGTGAGGAATTACCAATTAGTGCCATGGATGCAGGAGCAGATATGGCTGCAGTCAGTATGCATAAAACGGGAGGCTCATTAACTCAGAGTTCATTTTTAGTATGTAAAAATAGTATAGATCCGGGTTATGTGAGGCAAATCATAAATCTTACCCAGACTACCAGCGGGTCCTATTTATTATTAACGTCGTTAGATCTTGCCAGAAAACATATGGTACTCCATGGAAAGGAAATCGTTGCAAAAACCATGTATCTTGCTGAATATGCAAGAACCGAAATTAATAAATTAGGAGGCTATTATGCTTATTCCAGTGAAATAATCAATGGGGATACTGTATACGATTTTGATCGTACCAAACTATCCATTCATACAAGTAATATAGGATTGGCGGGTGTAGAAGTATATGATTTACTTCGAGATGAATATGATATACAGATTGAGTTCGGTGATATTGGTAATATTCTGGCCATGGTTACAGCCGGTGACAGGCAATTTGAAATCGAAAGGTTAATATCCGCCCTATCCGAAATAAAGCGTTTATACGGAAAAGAAAAGGTTGGAATGCTAAATCATGAATATATTGATCCAGTGGTAGAATTAACACCACAGGCAGCCTTTTATTCACCCAAAAAATCCGTTGCCCTGGAGGATGGAATCGGACATATTGCTGGAGAATTCGTGATGTGTTATCCTCCCGGAATTCCCATTCTTGCTCCGGGTGAAAGAATATCAAAGGATATTATCGATTATATCAAATATGCAAAAGATAAAGGCAGTGTATTAACCGGACCCAAGGATATGAAGGTGGAATTCATTAATGTTGTTGAGGAGTAG
- the speE gene encoding polyamine aminopropyltransferase encodes MELWYTEHHSDYVHFSLKVKEQLYSNQSDFQHIAILDTYEFGKALVLDGCLMVTERDEFIYHDMIVHVPMATNLNVKSVLVIGAGDGGTIRELCRYQGIERIDMVEIDEMVVEACKEYLPQTACSLEDPRVHIYYEDGLKYVRRKVAEYDLILVDSTDPFGPGEGLFTKEFYGNCYNALTEDGILVNQHESTYYDAYVEAMKRAHHRIKETFPIAKVYQAHIPTYPSGHWLFGYASKKYDPLTDLQEEEWNSLELRTSYYNTKLHRGAFALPNYVKEQLNENE; translated from the coding sequence ATGGAGTTGTGGTATACGGAGCATCATTCCGATTATGTACATTTTTCCTTAAAGGTGAAGGAGCAGCTTTATAGTAATCAAAGCGATTTTCAACATATCGCCATATTAGATACGTATGAATTTGGTAAAGCTCTTGTATTGGACGGATGTCTTATGGTAACTGAACGGGATGAGTTCATCTATCATGATATGATTGTTCATGTTCCCATGGCTACTAATCTTAATGTAAAAAGTGTTCTTGTAATCGGTGCCGGAGATGGAGGAACCATCCGGGAGCTTTGCAGATATCAAGGCATTGAGCGAATTGATATGGTTGAAATTGATGAAATGGTGGTAGAAGCCTGCAAGGAATATCTTCCTCAGACAGCATGTAGTCTGGAGGATCCCAGGGTTCATATCTATTATGAGGACGGACTGAAGTATGTACGTCGAAAAGTAGCGGAATATGATTTGATCCTTGTTGATTCCACGGATCCCTTTGGACCGGGAGAAGGATTATTTACGAAAGAGTTTTACGGAAATTGTTACAATGCCCTGACAGAAGACGGGATTTTGGTTAATCAGCATGAAAGCACCTATTATGATGCCTATGTAGAAGCCATGAAGAGAGCACATCATCGTATCAAGGAAACCTTTCCCATTGCGAAAGTATATCAGGCACATATTCCCACATATCCTTCCGGTCACTGGCTTTTTGGGTATGCATCGAAGAAATATGATCCGTTAACGGATTTACAAGAGGAAGAGTGGAATTCGCTGGAACTTAGGACAAGCTACTATAATACAAAACTTCATCGTGGTGCATTTGCACTGCCAAACTATGTTAAGGAGCAGTTAAATGAAAATGAATAG